The following nucleotide sequence is from Nomia melanderi isolate GNS246 chromosome 10, iyNomMela1, whole genome shotgun sequence.
cCATATTTTTTATCTAGGGAACTTAAACAGAATTCAGATATCACTTTCATGCCATATAACTACTTAATAGATGCAAAAGCAAGAAAATCCCAAGGCATAGATTTGCAGAACCAGATTATTCTCTTAGATGAAGCACACAATGTTGAAAAAACATGTGAGGAGGCAGCATCATTACAGGTATTAATTACTAATCTGATATCTGAAAAGAATCATTTTATAGAACTGATGTATCATAATATTTGTTTAGATATGTAGTACAGATGTTGCAATGTGTATTGATGAAATAACAGGAGTAATGGAAGACATGGCTAATAATACTCAAGAAAATGACTTCTTAACAGAAAATTCtggaaatatacaaaaagatTTTACTGCTGATGATTTATGTATTCTAAAAACAATGTTTATGGAACTAGAAAAAGCAATTGATGCTATAAAAATCATAAAGCGCGATGAAGGAGACACACATCCTGGTGGCTATATctttgaattacttgaaaaagcTCAAATAACACATGGCAAGGAACAGCTAGTGATAGAGAAGCTAGAAAAAATTGTTCTTTACTTAACAACTACAAGTACCTCTCCATTCGCAAGGAAAGGTAATGCACTCCAAAAATTCAGTGATCTGTTAAGAGTAGTATTTAATAATGGTAACAGTATACGCTATAGAGAAAAAATCAAGCAATGTTATAAAGTGTATATTCAAGTGgaggaacagaaaaaaaataataaaaaggacGTTtgggaaacaaagaaaaaagttCCAAAAAATGAAGGcaaaattattagttattgGTGTTTTAGTCCAGGATTTAGGTGAaggcaatatttaattttttattcttgtATCTACAgtaatgaaaatgtattgtacatttatatatatgtatatatatatttctttttatgaaGTATGCAACAGTTAATCGACCAAGGTGTACGTTCAATAGTTTTAACAAGTGGCACATTATCTCCATTAAAACCATTTATATCTGAACTTGGGATACCAATTGATGTTCAATTGGAAAATCCACATATAGTTAAAGGGGACCAAGTCTGTGTAGGTGTTCTTAGCCAAGGACCagataattatacattaaattcttcttttaacaCAAGGTAATCATATTACAGATGCTATCACATGACTTGTgtataacatattatttaaattatattatgtttttagGAATGATCCAAAATATATAGCGTCTCTTGGCCGAACGATACTTAATTTTAGTTGTTTAATACCTCatggtttgttagttttctttCCTTCATATCCAATAATGCACAAATGTAAAGACGAATGGCAAAATACAGGTTTGTGGACAAAAATCGCAGATCGTAAAgtaattatcttgaaaattcaGACATGACCTCGTTTCGTACATTTATagatgtaataattatttatttacatttactaGTCCATTTATGTGGAACCACAACGCAAGGATGGATTTACAAATGTTATGAACGAATATTGTGAAAAAATTAAAGATCCCTCTTGTAAAGGAGCAATTTTTATGGCAGTTTGTAGAGGAAAAGTGAGTGAAGGACTCGATTTTGCTAATGCAAATGGTAGAGCTGTTTTGATTACTGGCCTTCCATTTCCACCTTTAAAAGATCCAAGGGTGATATTAAAACAACGATATTTGGAAGAGATAAGAAATAATGACAAAGAAGTAACAAACACATCAATTTACTTTTAACACATGAAATATAGATTAGGAATTTCGTACATATTGTTGCTGATTATTTTAGGCTTTGTCAGGTCAACAGTGGTATCAGCTTGAGGCATCACGAGCTGTTAATCAAGCTGTTGGACGAATTATACGGCATAAAAATGATTATGGAGCTATAATATTTTGTGATTGTAGGTTTGacaatcaaaatttcaaaaagcaGTTATCCGCTTGGTTGAGaccttatattaaaaaatttaccaATTTTGGAATAATTACAAAAGACCTACGAGAATTTTTCAAGTATGCAGAGCGTACCGTAAGTCTGCTTATTttgagaaaataaacaataataataaaatagaatacatTTTCTGAGagttataatttgtattatcatattaaaaattttatttttagttacCACAACCAAATATGCAATCGAATGCAAATCGCATTTCGGTGCCTGCAACATCAGCTTCTTTTGATACAACTGTGACTCGAGCTggacaaaatatttcaaaagagaAATCTGAAACGACACGTTCAATGGAAGATACTATTCGTATTTATTCACatgttaatgaaaatgaacAGAATAACAAatcgaatgaaaagaagaaaaaaagtttCTTTGAGCTGTTAGCAACAGAATCTAAACCTGTTATTAATTTCAGCGAATCGAAAGcggataaaaattataatacatgtGAACTAACAAAAGATATCACTGAACCCCttgcaaaaaaaagaaagataaaagtgTTACCATTAGAATTCAATGCATGTTTATCTGCTCCTTCCACTTCTTCGAGTGTAAGTACAACAGAAAAAGGCAGTACGAATGCTTCTCAAAACATACATGAAGAACCCGCCGACAGTACTGATAAGAAAGCTGTTGTTAAACCATATCTAAAAGAGGtaattatctatttataaaatacttattttactaaaaaaaagaaaatgtctCACGTGGAACATATTTTTAGGTAAAGCGTTCATTGTCGGAGGATAATTATAAGATATTTGCAAACATGATACAAGAATATTCAAAGACAAACAATTTAGATAAGTTGTTAGAGACACTTGAAAAGTTATTTCTAccaaaagaagaattatttcaCTTATTTGCAGGTACATTCCTAATTATTATTACGAAAGCAAATTGCAGAATACCAatggtttcaaaatatttaaaaatatatttgaatttttaggatttaaacattttataaaaaagcaTCATATTAGTGTATTCGAAACTCACGTTACTCGTTTAAGAAGCAAACGGTTATGACgttgaaagtattaaaaaaaaacaacaaaagacTGATGTGCCTTAATATAGTGATCATTAACATATTCAACGCTGAAGAATTATTACAATCCAATCTCAGGGACAAATATCACTCATCGCATTTCGTTATTTACGATCGTGTTCTGGTTGATacgtatatacatttatacatatcATTCATCGATTGATTTTGTAAactaaaaattgttataaacaTTTCTCAGTAAAATAAAACGTTTCCTATGAAGAAATCATTTcgttgttttcaatatttgGCAATGATCATGGTAAACTTAAGAAGAGTCAAAAACCACGtcaagtatgtatatatataatatcgaaAAATAAGTAATTGCATTAATATACATGTACGTACATTGCATTGTGGAGGATATATACATGATGTAAATTTTATGTATGCATATGTATGTGTCAATACATGTGttaatacatatatgtatatatattctagtctctttcttttctctttttccttaaCAGTCGCtcttataaatactatttaaataaatctaataaaacattttccttTTATCAATGATTTCGACAGTGTTTGTTTTGGTATA
It contains:
- the Rtel1 gene encoding regulator of telomere elongation helicase 1 gives rise to the protein MPEVTINNVIINFPFKPYSVQEDYMAKVIECLQNSKNGVLESPTGTGKTLSLLCSSLSWLLTKKAQLQAEALVGAIEKPNFGGHFFNKLNNELKGATGDSEPSPSFNWAAPKIIYASRTHSQLSQAMQELKRTAYKHVSTAVLGSRDQLCIHPEVSKEINSSNKIHMCHSKVKSRTCFYYNNVETRKDDPFFKQEVLDIEDLVKAGQKYKCCPYFLSRELKQNSDITFMPYNYLIDAKARKSQGIDLQNQIILLDEAHNVEKTCEEAASLQICSTDVAMCIDEITGVMEDMANNTQENDFLTENSGNIQKDFTADDLCILKTMFMELEKAIDAIKIIKRDEGDTHPGGYIFELLEKAQITHGKEQLVIEKLEKIVLYLTTTSTSPFARKGNALQKFSDLLRVVFNNGNSIRYREKIKQCYKVYIQVEEQKKNNKKDVWETKKKVPKNEGKIISYWCFSPGFSMQQLIDQGVRSIVLTSGTLSPLKPFISELGIPIDVQLENPHIVKGDQVCVGVLSQGPDNYTLNSSFNTRNDPKYIASLGRTILNFSCLIPHGLLVFFPSYPIMHKCKDEWQNTGLWTKIADRKSIYVEPQRKDGFTNVMNEYCEKIKDPSCKGAIFMAVCRGKVSEGLDFANANGRAVLITGLPFPPLKDPRVILKQRYLEEIRNNDKEALSGQQWYQLEASRAVNQAVGRIIRHKNDYGAIIFCDCRFDNQNFKKQLSAWLRPYIKKFTNFGIITKDLREFFKYAERTLPQPNMQSNANRISVPATSASFDTTVTRAGQNISKEKSETTRSMEDTIRIYSHVNENEQNNKSNEKKKKSFFELLATESKPVINFSESKADKNYNTCELTKDITEPLAKKRKIKVLPLEFNACLSAPSTSSSVSTTEKGSTNASQNIHEEPADSTDKKAVVKPYLKEVKRSLSEDNYKIFANMIQEYSKTNNLDKLLETLEKLFLPKEELFHLFAGFKHFIKKHHISVFETHVTRLRSKRL